The Gloeobacter violaceus PCC 7421 DNA window CTAATTCCACCCAAGGATTTCACCGGAGAGCATCGATGAAAAATCCGCCCATTCGCTTGATGGTCGCTGGCGCCCACAAGGCCGGCACGACATCGCTAAAAGACTATCTAGGCCAACATCCAGACATCGCCACCCACGATCAAACAGAATATTGCGGCTTCCTTGCCGATGTACAGTACGCCAAGGGCTACGATGCCACCTTCAGGCAGTACTTCCCGGAAGCGAGCCCAGGGCACTCGACGATCATCGCCAAGTGCATCGAGGTGATGTACCAGCCGAAGATGGTCCAGCGCCTGTACGAACACAATCCCGACTGCCGGATTGTGCTGTTGCTGCGCCATCCCATCGACCGTGCCTACTCCGCCTACTGGTACTTGCGCTGCAAGGCCTGGGAAGAGTCGCCTTCCTTCGAGCAAGCTCTGGCGGAGGAGCCCGAGCGGCTGCGCAGCAACAACATCCGGGTATTCTCGGGAGCCTACCTCAACCGCAGCACTTACTACAAACATTTGGCCAATCTCTACAACACGTTCGGAGAGCACCGCGTCCAAGTCTTCCTGGTGGACGATTTGAAGAAAGATCCCGCCGCAGTATGCCGCAAGATCTTTGAAGCGGCCGGGGTCGATGGGGCGTTTACACCTTCATTTGAGCGGCGTTCAAACGCTGCTGCCCTGTCGCGATCGGTGGAACTGACCAAGATGATGACCTCCGACAACGACCATTTCCTCAGGGCGATGATCAGGCCCTTTCTACCTTCAAAGCTGCGCTACACCATCCGCAAAGCCCTGCTTAGCCTCAATGAGAAACCGTTTACTCCGCCGCCGATGAAACCCGAGACTCGGCAACGCCTTATTGAGTATTTTCTCCCCCACAACGGCGCCCTCAGTTCGATGCTTGATCGACCGCTGCACAGTTGGAATCGTTGACGATTTGTCCTTGGCTGATTCTGTAGTCCGTGCGCCCCCGGCAGCTATTGCCGAGGGCGCACTTAACCAATTGCAGGCTGTTGCTTATCATTTCAGGAGTTGTCCGAATGAAAATTGCGTTTTGCGGGACTCGGGGTCTGCCTGCCAAGTACGGCGGTTTCGAGACCGCTGTGCAGGAAATTACTTCCCGGCTTGCAGCCGACGGCGTCGAGTGTGAAGTGTTTTGTCGCGGGCACATGTACAAGCAGCAACCGGCCGCTTACGAGGGACGAACACTCGTTTACGTACCCGGTTCGACCAACCGAAGCCTAGACACGTTTGTCTCCTCTATCCAGACGGGTTTGCACCTGCTGTCAAACCGCAAGCAGTACGATTATGTCTTCTGGTTCAACAACGCTAATCTACCGGGCATCTTGATGACCCTCTTTACGGGCATTCCGATGAGCGTCAATACCGACGGACTCGAATGGCGGCGACCGAAGTGGTCTCTGCCATTTAAGCTCTACTATTTTGGGGCGTCGGCCATCATTGCGAAGCTATGCAACTTGATTTCGGACTCTCGGGAGTTGAGTATTTATTATCGCAAGCGTTTTGGTGCGAGTTCCGTTTTCATCCCCTATGGTGTGCCGCAATTGCCGCAGGTGTCCTCCGTACGGGCGGCCGAAATTCTTAAGCAGTACGGCGTGGAGCCGGGCAAGTATTCGCTTCAGATCACCCGCATTGAGGCAGACAATCTGCCGGTGGAGGCTGCCGAAGGGTTTGTCGATTCAGGTCTGAGCCGGGAAGGATACAAGCATTTGGTGATCGGCTATAGCCACGACACTCCCTACAGTTTGAGGCTGAAGGAATTGGCTGCCCGCCACGGCGAACATGTTCTGGTTTGTAAAGCGGTTTACGATGCTGATGTGGTGACGGTACTGCGACGCTACTGTGCTCTTTACATCCACGGAAACTCCGTTGGCGGCACCAATCCCGCCTTGCTTGAAGCGATGCAGCTGTGCCCGCGGGTGCTGGCCATTGACACTCCGTTCAGCCGAGAGACCCTAGGCGAG harbors:
- a CDS encoding sulfotransferase domain-containing protein, producing MKNPPIRLMVAGAHKAGTTSLKDYLGQHPDIATHDQTEYCGFLADVQYAKGYDATFRQYFPEASPGHSTIIAKCIEVMYQPKMVQRLYEHNPDCRIVLLLRHPIDRAYSAYWYLRCKAWEESPSFEQALAEEPERLRSNNIRVFSGAYLNRSTYYKHLANLYNTFGEHRVQVFLVDDLKKDPAAVCRKIFEAAGVDGAFTPSFERRSNAAALSRSVELTKMMTSDNDHFLRAMIRPFLPSKLRYTIRKALLSLNEKPFTPPPMKPETRQRLIEYFLPHNGALSSMLDRPLHSWNR
- a CDS encoding DUF1972 domain-containing protein; translated protein: MKIAFCGTRGLPAKYGGFETAVQEITSRLAADGVECEVFCRGHMYKQQPAAYEGRTLVYVPGSTNRSLDTFVSSIQTGLHLLSNRKQYDYVFWFNNANLPGILMTLFTGIPMSVNTDGLEWRRPKWSLPFKLYYFGASAIIAKLCNLISDSRELSIYYRKRFGASSVFIPYGVPQLPQVSSVRAAEILKQYGVEPGKYSLQITRIEADNLPVEAAEGFVDSGLSREGYKHLVIGYSHDTPYSLRLKELAARHGEHVLVCKAVYDADVVTVLRRYCALYIHGNSVGGTNPALLEAMQLCPRVLAIDTPFSRETLGELGEFFTVGTLASDFRRTIAASDHSKQLRQRIEQLYDWDAVADAYVALATGNTMAVKQPSLLNSGKV